From Vigna angularis cultivar LongXiaoDou No.4 chromosome 11, ASM1680809v1, whole genome shotgun sequence:
GTTGCTGGCATAGCCACCAGTGTTAGTGTTCCTGTACTCTTCGTTGTTGTCATCGACGCTAAACTCTTCGTGGTTGTTAACATTGTTTTTGAAGTTTTCATACTTGCTGTCATTGTTTCCGAACTCTTCATTGTTGTTGACATTGTTTCCGAACTCTTCGTTGTTGTTGACATTGTTTCCGAACTCTTCGTTGTAGTTGACATTGTTTTTGAACTCTTCGTTGTTGTTTACATTGTTTCTGAACTCTTCGTTGTTGTTGACATTGTTTCTGAACTCTTCTTCATTGTcgttgttgctgctgctgctgtaGAAGTTGGTTTTGGGGTAGCCCTTTTTGTAGCTCTCATCATTGAAGTCTTCATTGAGAAGCTCAAAGtttgtggtggtggtggtggtaggAGTCTCCTTGGTGGGAGAGTATTGGTCATAAGAGCCCCTACCATACAGACCATAACCCTCTCCACTTTCTGAAAATTCAGGCTCTGGTGCTGGCCCGGATGGTATTGTTGAACCAATTGCTTGTTCAACCGAAGGTGCTGGTGCTGATGCTGGTTCGAGTGCTGGTGCTGGTGCTGATACTGGTTCAA
This genomic window contains:
- the LOC108333397 gene encoding uncharacterized protein LOC108333397, producing MASFGDQLSFFLLLLLLISPQIQAREGKLFSLFSHFRTIYNVKDPLQKTKVESPALAPGPVTFEPASAPGPVTFEPVSAPAPALEPASAPAPSVEQAIGSTIPSGPAPEPEFSESGEGYGLYGRGSYDQYSPTKETPTTTTTTNFELLNEDFNDESYKKGYPKTNFYSSSSNNDNEEEFRNNVNNNEEFRNNVNNNEEFKNNVNYNEEFGNNVNNNEEFGNNVNNNEEFGNNDSKYENFKNNVNNHEEFSVDDNNEEYRNTNTGGYASNFNDRFFNNNDEGNYQNNNYNGNGYEGKREGMSDTRFLDNGRYSYNANSVNENYNLNGYESGRGNSAVNEGYHEKSQYPNEFDTMEEYEKQQQEQGYRP